TCGCCATGATACCAATAGAAGAACTGCTCAAAACCATCCCCTTTTATCGCTATAAGAAAACTTATATAAGCCGTTTATGATATTACTTATTGATAAATAATATCATTTTAGCTTAATCAATATACTTACTGACTTATAGTAGATTGATAGCTCTAGGGAATATTAATTGATACGAAAGCGGGCGTTAACTGTTGTTCACTGACTGGCAAATAAGAGCGTTTATAAATTTTATTTTCGTAGCGTATTCATTATAAGTATAATACCTTCAATAAATAGAATGGCTTTTTCAAAGAATGAATAATACAAGTGCTGCTTAAATATATTTCCGTCATTATCCTTTTAGTTTCTTTTAATACCGTTGCAAACGAAACACTAAACGTTGGTTCGGACGAGTGGTGTCCTTATATTTGCAATGAAGTACACAAGCCGGGTGTATTAATTGAGGTCATAAATGAAATTGCTAAACATAATGGTTTAGATATTAATTTTAATATTCTCCCCCTCGAACGTTCATTAATACTGCTGCAACAATCAAAATTAGATATGGTGTTAGCTTTAACCGCTGAACATATTGAAGAATATCATTTAAAACGAAGTCTGAAAGTTTATGGTGGTTGGTATAATGATTTTTATGTCGTAAAAACAAACCAGTGGAAATTTAGCTCTATAGAAAGTCTAAAAAAAGAGATTGAACAGGGTAACACGCTAGGAATAATTAAAGGTTATAAATATAGCGATGGAATAACTCAGCTCCAAGAAACTTCAGGTCAACTTATATATTTAGCCTCAGGTAACAGTCCATTATCTAATATATTAATGATGTTAAGTAAGCAACGAATATCAATGGTATTGGATTCGCGCTTTAATATTGAATATGAACTTCAGAACAGAAATATTTCCAATTTAAAATATGCTGGTACAGATGGTGATTTTGTTCCTCTTTATATTGGTTATTCTCCTGAGTTTAAAGTCAAATACATCAATATATTTGACCAGGGCTTAATAAAACTAAGAGCAACAGGTCAACTATCAAAAATATTAAAGCGTTACGGTATGCCTGATTGGCAAGCGAAGAGTCTCAATTAGTTTAATGATATGTCGGCTTTTGTTTAGGTTTGTTATACACCCGTCTGAGGAGTGAAGCTTGTGGGTCTTATGGTGTTTTGTCGCGACTGGTATCTAACAAACCTAAACAGAAGCTGACATTAGCTTTTGTATATTCTTAAGCATATTTAGAAGAATATTAGCTAGGGTTTGCTACTAGTCTATCAGGCGGATTTAAGTAAAGCACTGGCGTTGAACTTATTATGAGTAGTTTGATAAGTAATAAAGTGTACCTGATCCCATTTAATACACTACACTTTGTATATTGAAACTTTGTATATTGAAAACTTAGCAATAGCTGTATAGACTAAATCAGCAGGCCTTATTTTACTAAAGACTATAATATCATTGTCTTATTTAGCCTTATTCCATTAGATCATAATGAAAAAACATATATTTTATTCCATCATACTTTTACTACTACTGTTTTTTTCTAATGTGGCAGGTGCGAGTGAAACCGAAAAAGTAACGCTCCAACTTAAATGGTTTCATCAATTTCAATTCGCAGGATACTACGCAGCGAAGGAAAAAGGGTTTTATCAGAATTTGGGTTTAGACGTTGATATAAAAGAAAAACAAATTGACTCGAATAATATTGAGCAGGTTATCAGTGGTGATGCACAGTACGGTGTAGCAGACTCGGTATTGATCCTGTATAAAATAAGAAAAAAGCCTATAGTGATTGTTTCCCCTATTCTCCAACACTCTCCAAGTGTATTAATCGCACTTAAAAAAAGTGGCATTAATTCACCTTATGAATTAAATAATAAAAACATTACTTTTTATCAAAGTGATGCAGATGGATTTTCTATCCTAGCCATGTTAAATCAGCTTAATATCAAGCCTAATTTAATTAGAAAAAGAGAGAAAGATGATTATCTAAAATTGATAAATGGAGACGTTGATTTAACGCCTGCTTATTTAAGTAATGAATTATTCTATTTTAAAACACAAAAAATAGACGTTAATATTATTAACCCTATGAACTATGGCATTGATCTTTATGGAGACATGTTATTTACCAATGAAAATGAAGTAAATAATCATCCTGATAGAGTCAAACGATTTAAAGAAGCCACCTTAAAAGGTTGGGAATATGCATTAAATAATAAAGAAGAAATAATTCAATTAATTTATAACAAATATAACACTGATAAATCTCTTGAGCACTTACGTTATGAAGCAAATGCTATCGATAAAATCATCTCCAAAGAAACTATTCCTATTGGCTCTATCGACAAAGGAAGAGTGCAATATATTTCTGATTTATATAAAAAATATGGTCTTGCAGAAGACTCTTTAGATATTAAAGACTTTATTTTTGAAGAATTTAAATCCACAAACACAAGTATAAAATTTACACAGCAAGAAAAAGAATACTTAGTAAATAATCCTGTTTTAAAAGTCCAAAACATGGCCTCCTTCCCACCCTTTAATTTTAATGATAATAATCAAGCGATGGGGTATAGCATCGATTTTATAAGCTTACTGGCAAAAAAATCGGGGATTTCTGTTGAATTTATTAGCGGTAAAAGCTGGGAAGAAAGCCTAAAAATGCTCAAAGAGGGTGAACTTGATGTGTTACCTAATATTGCCATAAATCAAGATAGAAAAGCGTACATAGATTTTACCACATTTGAGCACTTTGATTACTCGATTAGTGTTGCCGTTAGAAAAAATCAGACATTAAACTCAATGTCTGATTTAGAAGGAAAAGTGGTTTCTGTACTCAATAAATCATTTTTACATACTATTTTGGAAAAGAAATACCCAGAACAAAAACTCTATTTAGCAGGTACGGTTAAGGATGCAGTTGCAGCAGTCTCAAGTGGTAAAGCTGATGCGGTAATATCTAATTTGGCAACCATTGATTATTACATTCAAAAAGGTTGGTTGAGTAATCTAAAAAACATTCAGATTAGTAACCTACTCGGACAAGAAAATAATGTTCCTTTCTATTTGGGGGTATCTAAAGGAAACCTAGTATTAAAATCTATTTTAGAAAAAGCAAATGCCTCGCTTACACACAATGAAATAGTGGAACTAAAACAGAAATGGCTAAATATAGCCCCCATTTCAAATGTAAAATTTAGTCCTCAAGAAATAGAATATATGCAAAATAAAAAAATACTTAATATGTGTATTGACCCTAATTGGATGCCCTTTGAAAAGATTGAAGATGATCAACATATTGGAATGACGGCAGAATATATAAAGCTATTTAAAAAAGAACTACCTATTCCTATAAAGCTAATTAAAACAAAAGATTGGTTAGAAACTGTTGAGGTTAGTAAACAAAGAAAATGTGACTTTGTCAGTATTATGAGACCTTCAAAAGAACGAAAAGAGTACTTTAATTTTACTACCCCCTTAATGAATATGCCGATTGTTATTGCCACACAACATGACAAGCCCTTCATCAATGATATATCCAATGTGATTTCAGAAAAGCTAGGAATCGTAGATGGCTTTGCTTTTACTGAAGACTTAAAAGCAGCTTCCCCCACAATAAAAATGATAAAAGTAAAAAGTGCAAAAGAAGGGCTAACTAAAGTAAAAAATGGAGAAATATATGGTTTTATTGGTGTCTTGCCATCAGTAGGTTACAACATAAATGAACACTTTATAGGAGATTTAAAAATTGCAGGTAAAGTGAATAACACGCTAGATTTTTCAATGGCGACACGCATTGATGAGCCATTACTCAATAGTATCTTTAATAAGCTTATTACTGAAGTTTCCACTCAAAAACGTAAAGATATTTTGAATAAGTGGCTATCGATTAAATATGAAGAGCAGGTGAACTATACCAATGTCATTATTTTAAGTTTATTTTTACTGACTGTGATTGCCGTAGTTTTGTATAAAAACAGATCGATTAATAAAATCAATAGCGTACTTGAAGATCATATAAAAATAGTTGATGAAAATGTATTAATCTCGTCAACGGATCTTACGGGAAAAATCACGTATGTTTCTCAAGCATTTTGTAAAGAAAGTGAATATACAAAAGAAGAGTTGATGGGGAAGAATCACAGTATTATTAAGAGTATAGATACCGAAACTAGCCTTTATAAAGAGTTATGGAACACCATATCACAAGGAAAAGTGTGGAAAGGTGAATTGAAAAACAGGAAGAAAAGTGGCGTTTTTTATTGGATAGAAGCTTCGATTTCACCTGTATTTGATACAAAAAATAAAATCACGGGTTACACCTCAACAAGGCATAATATAACCGATAAAAAACGTATAGAAGAAATATCAATAACAGACGCTCTCACCAATATTTATAACCGCAGGCACTTTGACGATATTTTTCCAAAATATGTAAATAGCTTAAAAAGAGATAACGGATTATTTTCATTTTTAATTATGGATGTAGATTACTTTAAGCAATATAACGATATTTATGGGCATCAAAAAGGGGATGAAGTATTACAACTTATTGCCCTTACATTGAAAAATAAATTGCACCGCGCAGATGATTATTGCTTCAGACTTGGCGGAGAAGAGTTTGGGCTCCTGTTTAAATCTGAAAAACGAGAAGATGTTTTAAGCTTTGTGGAAAGCATTAGAATAGCCATTGAAGCACTACATGTAGAACATTCGGGGAGCAAGGTAAGCCAGTATGTCACCGTCTCAATAGGGTTATATAGTGTTTTTGTAAATGAATCGCATCATACTAGTGATATTTACAAAGATGCAGATGTATTACTTTATAAAGCAAAAGAAAATGGTAGAAATCAAACTATGTTTAACGAAGGTATCGTCACTCACCCAATACAGGTAATTAAAAGCTAATAAATTACCCTTAAGCTAAATTTTGAATGGAGCTAAACTACGATCATTCCGAAAATGAATGATCACGAAAGCTTAGATAATGCTTGGCCCTGTGATTTAAAGCACCTCATGTTGTGGCTAAGTGACTTTAGTCACTAATTTAAAGTGAAGCCAGTAACATTTCCTATCTCGCTTTGTGCCTCATTACGCCTAAAAATTAATATTAAAATTAATCGAATGTCAGCTTTCAGGATTTTAACAAGTTTGAATATGATCATTTAGAACAACTTAAACTTCTAGTTTAGGGCAGATTATTCAGATCACTTATCGCTAGCTAAGCCAGGGCTTACTTTTGCTTTTGTATCCTAGCAGCCTTTAAAGTCATTGAACATAATGTTAGCCATAGCGACTGAAAGACTAAATAATAACTAATCTTAGCTATGAAAAACATAAGACGTTATGAATGAAAGTGGTTGAATCGATGGTTTTTAAAATGAGCATTAAAATATGATGTTATATTTTTCATTGATGAAGCTGACTTATGCGTCAAGTTTGGTTTAATTAAGCCATGGGAAGTTCAATTATTATATTTCACTAATAAAAAACGCTGTGATTACTACCTCTGACACTAATCACAGCGTTTAACATTTTGCTTTACAATGTCATATTAAAATCTGTAACTGGCTCCTACAGTAATACGACGTTCTGTTAAACCTTGATAACAAAGTAAGCCGCCTTCATTCACACATGATTGTGTAATATCTGATTCAGTCAAGTTTACACCTTCAATACCAACATTAAGTTGTTCGTTAATGTCATAGCTGATACTGGCATTAAGTTGCCCTCTGTCTTCCTGTACAACAGGGAAACCCCATGGGAAGCTAGTAGTACTACCAAAATCTTCAGAACGGTAGGCTTCACGCCATGTATAGCGAGCTCTGGCTGAAAGGCCATGTTTTTCATAATATAGTGTGAAGTTATAAGCATTTTCAGATAAATCGGTTAGCCCTTGTACACGAGTAACATTGATATCTTCAATGCCTGTTGTTAAAGAGAATATGTCATTAGCACGACTTGTCGCCGTATCGAATGCTTCACCACCA
The sequence above is a segment of the Colwellia sp. 20A7 genome. Coding sequences within it:
- a CDS encoding substrate-binding periplasmic protein, translating into MLLKYISVIILLVSFNTVANETLNVGSDEWCPYICNEVHKPGVLIEVINEIAKHNGLDINFNILPLERSLILLQQSKLDMVLALTAEHIEEYHLKRSLKVYGGWYNDFYVVKTNQWKFSSIESLKKEIEQGNTLGIIKGYKYSDGITQLQETSGQLIYLASGNSPLSNILMMLSKQRISMVLDSRFNIEYELQNRNISNLKYAGTDGDFVPLYIGYSPEFKVKYINIFDQGLIKLRATGQLSKILKRYGMPDWQAKSLN
- a CDS encoding ABC transporter substrate-binding protein yields the protein MKKHIFYSIILLLLLFFSNVAGASETEKVTLQLKWFHQFQFAGYYAAKEKGFYQNLGLDVDIKEKQIDSNNIEQVISGDAQYGVADSVLILYKIRKKPIVIVSPILQHSPSVLIALKKSGINSPYELNNKNITFYQSDADGFSILAMLNQLNIKPNLIRKREKDDYLKLINGDVDLTPAYLSNELFYFKTQKIDVNIINPMNYGIDLYGDMLFTNENEVNNHPDRVKRFKEATLKGWEYALNNKEEIIQLIYNKYNTDKSLEHLRYEANAIDKIISKETIPIGSIDKGRVQYISDLYKKYGLAEDSLDIKDFIFEEFKSTNTSIKFTQQEKEYLVNNPVLKVQNMASFPPFNFNDNNQAMGYSIDFISLLAKKSGISVEFISGKSWEESLKMLKEGELDVLPNIAINQDRKAYIDFTTFEHFDYSISVAVRKNQTLNSMSDLEGKVVSVLNKSFLHTILEKKYPEQKLYLAGTVKDAVAAVSSGKADAVISNLATIDYYIQKGWLSNLKNIQISNLLGQENNVPFYLGVSKGNLVLKSILEKANASLTHNEIVELKQKWLNIAPISNVKFSPQEIEYMQNKKILNMCIDPNWMPFEKIEDDQHIGMTAEYIKLFKKELPIPIKLIKTKDWLETVEVSKQRKCDFVSIMRPSKERKEYFNFTTPLMNMPIVIATQHDKPFINDISNVISEKLGIVDGFAFTEDLKAASPTIKMIKVKSAKEGLTKVKNGEIYGFIGVLPSVGYNINEHFIGDLKIAGKVNNTLDFSMATRIDEPLLNSIFNKLITEVSTQKRKDILNKWLSIKYEEQVNYTNVIILSLFLLTVIAVVLYKNRSINKINSVLEDHIKIVDENVLISSTDLTGKITYVSQAFCKESEYTKEELMGKNHSIIKSIDTETSLYKELWNTISQGKVWKGELKNRKKSGVFYWIEASISPVFDTKNKITGYTSTRHNITDKKRIEEISITDALTNIYNRRHFDDIFPKYVNSLKRDNGLFSFLIMDVDYFKQYNDIYGHQKGDEVLQLIALTLKNKLHRADDYCFRLGGEEFGLLFKSEKREDVLSFVESIRIAIEALHVEHSGSKVSQYVTVSIGLYSVFVNESHHTSDIYKDADVLLYKAKENGRNQTMFNEGIVTHPIQVIKS